The window GTCGAGGTTGGGTCGGTAACTAATGTTTAAGATGTTTTTGACTAACCTTCCTGGGGCATTTCAGCCTTTTTTGTTTAGCGGCACCCtaacataaaaaacataataatttttGGGGAAGTTTGGTTGACAACACACTTTTATTGATCAAATATGAATTTGGAAAGACAGCCCTTTCACTGTAACTGTAAAGCATGGATTTACGCACATGGTATCTGCTTCCACTTGATGcgttaaatttttgaaatgaaCTCGAACGATCGATTTcgtaatttttttctattccgggtacataaaaatttaaaacattcttTTCGTTGGAGACAAAGTGACGAATTCAGAAGTGAAAAATTTTGATCGAAGGATCGAAGAAATTTCTTATCAGAAGTCTGCCGTCATTTCGTTAGTTAAAAATTAGCGTTACTATATTTTCTGCTTTTAGCGATGAATACTATTACCTGAACAAGCtacattttaacatttttcatacACGAAGCACGAATACATAGACACCCATGAAACAATCAAACTGATAGTCATACTCAGCACGCCAATAAACACAATGGCTATGTCCATTGCGAACTCATACCATTTAAGATGCGCGCAGTAAATCTTCATGTGAAACAAAGCAGGAAAAATGAATTCCAATGTTATTCCAGTGATGCTTCCCACAAAAGCTAACAAGTAAGTAAATTTGGGAATAAAAGCCGCCATGAAGATTGTGATCAAAACTAGCCCTAAGCGGAGTGTCTGAACAGGACATTTATATATGTTGTCTCCAAAGCCTAACGGAACACAAGGCAAGTTTGATTTCTCAATGATGTCGAAACTAGTAAACATCGGTAATGTATATGAAGTAAATGCTAAAATGGCCGCCATTGCGTTTACAACCTGTCGGAAAATTCCCTCCGGTAAGTTATTCGTCACGACTTCGTCAAGATCTGGGTAAAATGTCACTGCAGCGACAAAACCGATGACGACGTTAAGTACAGTCATTGCtataaaagaataatttaacgTTGAACTAAATTTTTCGGGTTTCTTCATCGTACTTTCTATGAACGGTACGAAGGGTTGGGCTAAGTAACAGGAGACTAATATGCCCAACGCGGCTGGAAATTCTTGCGGTTCGAAGTTACTCATGTTTTGTATTTCCCACTCAGCAACACGTGTGAAACTATAGATCATTATGCTGACGAAAATTATCATTGCGCTCATGACGGTGATAATGCTGGTCCAAGCGACCTGCGACAAGTTTTTTAACAGCGTATTTGGTAATAACGCTATCCCGCCGATCATTGTCCATCCCCATAATGGCACACTGGCATCAGGaaatgactttgagaacattGCACCCACCAAAATAGGATACATTGTTGATACAAATACCAGCTCTATCACCATGGTGATCAGAACTAAAGATTTCCCGCCACTTTTCCAAAATGCTGTACCAATTTCAATGTAGCTGTTACGCACTCGAACTTTTTCGCCATCCCTTATTTCGTATAAACTACGCACTAAGACGTTACTGGTATAATTAGAAGCGACGGCAATGATCATTAGGCTTAACAATGACCACCACCCTCCAGACTTAAAGGTGTAGGGTATCGCCAAAATGGGCAGACCCTGTATAGTATTGCATATGTTCCAAAATGTTTCGCAGACTGTGGTCAGTTCCTCTGCTTCTGCTTCAACATTTTCACCTTCTTCGTTGTTAGATTTCTTATTATTGTCATTTGCTTCTATGGTGCCATCTTTTTCACCATGCGATTCCTCCGCAAGTTCTTCGGCAGAAACTAACGGAGTTTTCTCCTCTTCGGACatccttaatttttattttttatttcttcatatTGATCTTACCaaataaactttattttgatatttcataTCAACATTTAGAACACATTTCATGGTATTTAATTAATTGTTCACCAGAGCATGTATCGGTATTGAGTTATAATGTTCAGCGAAGTGTATATGTGAGTTAGGTTCGACCCATTTTCGGTATAATAGCGGTTTCGGTTTTATCGGCTTCTTTATTACCATGAGGTTTATCGTCGTTGCCATAGCTACCTAACGCTTATTTGTTAGAAGCGAACTAAATcccgtaaaaaaagaaaaaaaaaattaatttacaagTAATTAATCTGTCCAAAATTAGTGTTGAAGAAAAATTGCGCATGAAACAGGAAACTTCGTAAAATGTAGTTTAAAGCTAATATTTACGAATTAAACGATTTCaactttttgcgggaattaaaaGTTTGCGGTGACCTGATTTGCTAATAAATGATTCTGGCGAAAGCCGCAAGGGTGGGTTTTCAAAacgtttttaacaaaatttgc is drawn from Hydractinia symbiolongicarpus strain clone_291-10 chromosome 8, HSymV2.1, whole genome shotgun sequence and contains these coding sequences:
- the LOC130655122 gene encoding vesicular inhibitory amino acid transporter-like — its product is MSEEEKTPLVSAEELAEESHGEKDGTIEANDNNKKSNNEEGENVEAEAEELTTVCETFWNICNTIQGLPILAIPYTFKSGGWWSLLSLMIIAVASNYTSNVLVRSLYEIRDGEKVRVRNSYIEIGTAFWKSGGKSLVLITMVIELVFVSTMYPILVGAMFSKSFPDASVPLWGWTMIGGIALLPNTLLKNLSQVAWTSIITVMSAMIIFVSIMIYSFTRVAEWEIQNMSNFEPQEFPAALGILVSCYLAQPFVPFIESTMKKPEKFSSTLNYSFIAMTVLNVVIGFVAAVTFYPDLDEVVTNNLPEGIFRQVVNAMAAILAFTSYTLPMFTSFDIIEKSNLPCVPLGFGDNIYKCPVQTLRLGLVLITIFMAAFIPKFTYLLAFVGSITGITLEFIFPALFHMKIYCAHLKWYEFAMDIAIVFIGVLSMTISLIVSWVSMYSCFVYEKC